One Brassica napus cultivar Da-Ae chromosome C2, Da-Ae, whole genome shotgun sequence DNA window includes the following coding sequences:
- the LOC106369665 gene encoding uncharacterized protein LOC106369665, with protein MAVSTWPDISHLSVSRPELINVLRQMGQQVKLPQKMKAPDSFRNPGLLCYFHRGHGHKTEDSVSLKIEDQVIHVISGGSEINCISHAAAKKITWIAKHGLEAAKPKRLLLGTDEISFTAKEQEKVFTPHHDAPVISLIVANCLVKRILVDNGNSGNIIFQASYKDLGLEKSALTRRITPLIGFSREVKQTAGEVTLPVYAEGINMSTKFLVVDCDSSYNMILGRPWIHGMGVVPSTLH; from the exons ATGGCTGTGTCCACGTGGCCTGACATCTCTCACCTCTCCGTCTCAAGGCCAGAGCTGATCAATGTTCTGAGgcagatgggccaacaggtcAAGTTGCCTCAAAAGATGAAAGCACCTGATTCTTTCCGGAACCCTGGTCTCTTGTGCTACTTTCACCGAGGCCACGGTCACAAAACGGAGGACAGCGTCTCACTAAAGATCGAG GACCAAGTGATACATGTCATATCGGGCGGTTCGGAGATCAACTGCATAAGCCACGCAGCCGCTAAGAAAATCACTTGGATCGCCAAGCACGGCCTAGAGGCAGCCAAGCCGAAACGTCTGCTCCTGGGTACAGACGAAATAAGTTTCACGGCCAAGGAGCAGGAAAAGGTTTTCACCCCACATCATGACGCCCCGGTTATATCGCTCATTGTAGCGAACTGCCTGGTGAAAAGGATACTGGTGGATAATGGAAACTCCGGAAACATCATCTTCCAGGCCTCATACAAGGATCTGGGGCTGGAGAAAAGCGCTCTAACTCGGAGGATAACCCCACTCATAGGATTCAGCAGAGAAGTCAAGCAAACCGCCGGAGAGGTGACCCTCCCGGTATACGCTGAAGGGATCAACATGTCAACCAAGTTCCTTGTTGTTGACTGTGACTCATCCTACAATATGATCCTAGGACGGCCTTGGATTCACGGCATGGGAGTCGTCCCTTCGACTCTTCACTAG